From one Helicobacter ibis genomic stretch:
- the asnB gene encoding asparagine synthase (glutamine-hydrolyzing): MCGIAGSLNISTNREKIESMLYHRGPNDKGFLEEMSLGGILNLFHSRLSIQDLSTSASQPMHYKHLSIIFNGEIYNHLHLREGLKFDFKTHSDTETILALYDNYGSEFLNMLDGMFAFVIYDRLSHTLFMARDRMGKKPFFFYKENDKFAFASELNTLLSITKLELELDNIAFFLKSGFFYHDGTPYKHTHSIPNGYYGIYDLKSHVLEFHQYFDLARYYEIDKINDENEVLENCESILKESIKNRLVSSDIEVGAFLSGGIDSSLIVAIASNLNPNLKTFTISFEDSYDESHLAQLTANKYNTDHKTIKISTNLKDDIETILQNYGRPFFDSSAIPSYYVAKEAKKHLSVILTGDGADELFGGYRRYVGHLLMPKVSYLAPISKFLPKPSKKASFYTYFYRLMEMAKYYYKNPSKYYLKSTTDIFDMNLSSNMLEKFSNEVEDIFNSNLTPLSKMLLLDSKNILLSDLLPKMDIATMAHSLEARSPFLSKMFVEFAPRINDDFKIRGRETKYILRILAQKYLPKEIFNAPKRGFEVPLKKWVNKDLKDNILDSLTNPKISNNFLSQGEILSLCNNTQNYGEEKRAKMLWNLYALEVWYKGYISQ; the protein is encoded by the coding sequence ATGTGCGGAATTGCCGGAAGCCTAAATATATCTACAAATAGAGAAAAAATAGAATCCATGCTATATCATAGAGGACCAAATGATAAGGGATTCTTAGAAGAGATGAGCTTGGGGGGAATTTTAAATTTATTTCACTCTCGCCTTAGCATACAAGACTTAAGCACTAGTGCCTCTCAACCTATGCACTATAAGCATTTGAGCATAATTTTTAATGGAGAAATTTACAATCATCTGCACTTAAGAGAAGGCTTGAAGTTTGACTTTAAAACACATAGCGATACAGAGACGATTTTGGCACTATATGATAATTATGGTAGTGAATTTTTAAATATGCTAGATGGAATGTTTGCATTTGTTATATATGATAGATTGAGTCATACTTTATTCATGGCTAGAGATAGAATGGGCAAAAAGCCATTTTTTTTCTACAAAGAAAATGACAAATTCGCATTTGCTAGTGAGCTAAACACACTCCTTAGTATCACTAAGCTAGAGTTAGAGTTAGATAATATAGCTTTCTTTTTAAAGAGTGGATTTTTTTACCATGATGGCACACCATATAAGCATACGCACTCAATTCCAAATGGATACTATGGGATATATGACTTAAAGAGCCATGTCTTAGAATTTCATCAATATTTTGATTTAGCAAGATATTATGAAATAGATAAAATAAATGATGAAAATGAAGTCCTAGAAAACTGCGAATCAATACTAAAAGAAAGCATAAAAAACAGACTTGTATCATCAGATATAGAAGTTGGTGCATTTTTAAGTGGTGGGATTGATAGCTCACTAATAGTAGCAATAGCATCAAATCTAAATCCAAATTTAAAAACATTTACAATTTCATTTGAAGATTCTTATGATGAATCTCATCTAGCACAGCTAACAGCAAACAAATATAACACAGACCACAAAACAATAAAAATAAGCACAAATCTAAAAGATGATATAGAAACAATTTTACAAAATTACGGAAGACCATTTTTTGATAGCAGTGCTATACCTAGCTATTATGTAGCAAAAGAGGCAAAAAAGCATCTAAGCGTGATTCTAACAGGAGATGGTGCAGATGAATTATTTGGAGGATATAGACGATATGTAGGGCATCTGCTAATGCCAAAGGTATCATATCTAGCACCTATAAGCAAATTTTTGCCAAAACCAAGCAAAAAAGCTTCTTTTTATACATATTTCTATCGCCTTATGGAAATGGCAAAATACTATTATAAAAACCCAAGTAAATACTACCTAAAATCTACCACCGATATATTTGACATGAATCTATCAAGCAATATGCTAGAAAAATTTAGCAATGAAGTAGAAGATATATTTAACTCAAATCTAACCCCGCTATCAAAAATGCTTCTATTAGATTCAAAAAACATACTACTTAGCGATTTATTACCAAAAATGGACATAGCAACAATGGCACATTCACTAGAGGCAAGAAGTCCATTTCTTTCAAAGATGTTTGTAGAATTCGCACCAAGAATCAATGATGATTTCAAAATAAGAGGCAGAGAGACAAAATATATCCTTAGAATCCTAGCTCAAAAATATTTGCCAAAAGAAATCTTTAATGCACCAAAGAGAGGCTTTGAAGTGCCACTTAAAAAATGGGTAAATAAAGACCTAAAAGACAATATCTTAGATTCTCTAACAAATCCAAAAATATCTAATAATTTTCTATCACAAGGAGAGATTTTATCGCTTTGTAACAACACACAAAATTATGGAGAGGAAAAAAGAGCCAAAATGCTATGGAATCTATACGCATTAGAAGTGTGGTATAAAGGATATATAAGTCAATAG
- a CDS encoding Do family serine endopeptidase — protein MKIRNLLLGALLASNVHAFEVSELPPVSSREMPDVSQNRIYSYYNSIKDAKNAVVNISTQKKVKAPNIQGHPLLNDPFFRQFFGDAFGSIVPKDRIERSLGSGVIISSDGYVVTNNHVIDGADKILVSLPESNKEYEAKLIGKDEKSDLAIVKINAKNLPFLKFASSSDLQVGDVVFAIGNPFGVGESVTQGIISALNKSGIGINDYENFIQTDASINPGNSGGALVDSRGGLIGINTAILSRTGGNHGIGFAIPSEMVKKVSKALIEDGVIERGYLGVSIQDINSDLKDMYQNQSGAVVLAIDDKSPASKAGLKVWDLITHINNRAIKGAADLKNVVGTFSPNDKITLTYTRDKREYKTTIVLSKAPSGSDGSVVSGGIKGLDVTTLSADIKAKYGIPSNIAGVFVVNVDQGSKADEIGFVEGDIIAQVESYMIKDTKDFNDVMNRYKGQAKRMIINRGGRILTIVAR, from the coding sequence ATGAAGATTAGAAATTTACTCTTAGGTGCGTTGTTAGCTTCTAATGTGCATGCATTTGAAGTTAGCGAGCTACCTCCTGTAAGCTCTCGTGAGATGCCTGATGTATCTCAAAATAGAATCTACTCATATTATAATTCAATTAAAGATGCAAAAAATGCAGTTGTAAATATATCAACCCAAAAAAAAGTAAAAGCACCAAACATACAAGGACACCCACTCTTAAATGATCCATTTTTTAGGCAGTTCTTTGGTGATGCTTTTGGTTCTATAGTACCAAAGGATAGGATTGAGAGAAGCCTTGGAAGTGGGGTTATCATCTCTAGTGATGGATATGTTGTAACGAATAATCATGTAATAGATGGTGCAGATAAGATTCTAGTATCATTGCCAGAGAGCAATAAAGAATATGAAGCAAAATTGATAGGAAAAGATGAAAAAAGCGATCTTGCAATTGTTAAGATAAATGCTAAGAATCTTCCATTTTTAAAGTTTGCCTCAAGCAGTGATTTGCAAGTTGGCGATGTAGTTTTTGCAATAGGCAATCCATTTGGGGTAGGTGAGAGCGTAACTCAAGGGATAATTTCTGCTCTAAATAAATCTGGTATAGGAATCAATGATTATGAAAATTTCATTCAAACTGATGCTTCAATTAATCCCGGAAATAGTGGTGGTGCATTAGTTGATAGCAGAGGCGGACTAATAGGAATAAACACAGCGATACTTTCAAGAACTGGCGGGAATCATGGTATAGGATTTGCCATACCTTCTGAAATGGTAAAAAAAGTATCAAAGGCACTAATAGAAGATGGTGTAATAGAGCGAGGTTATCTTGGGGTTAGCATACAAGATATAAATAGTGATTTAAAAGATATGTATCAAAATCAAAGCGGTGCAGTTGTTTTAGCTATTGATGATAAATCTCCCGCTAGTAAAGCTGGATTAAAAGTATGGGATTTAATAACTCATATTAACAACAGGGCAATTAAAGGTGCAGCAGATCTTAAAAATGTAGTAGGAACATTTAGCCCAAATGATAAAATCACACTCACATATACAAGAGATAAAAGAGAGTATAAAACAACAATAGTGCTAAGCAAAGCTCCAAGTGGTAGCGATGGCAGTGTCGTATCTGGTGGAATCAAGGGGCTTGATGTAACAACTCTAAGTGCTGATATAAAGGCCAAATATGGAATCCCAAGCAATATAGCAGGTGTGTTTGTAGTAAATGTTGATCAAGGTAGTAAGGCGGATGAAATTGGATTTGTCGAGGGAGATATAATAGCTCAAGTTGAAAGCTACATGATAAAAGATACAAAAGACTTTAATGATGTAATGAATCGCTATAAAGGACAAGCAAAGAGAATGATTATAAATCGTGGAGGCAGAATCCTAACAATAGTAGCAAGATAA
- a CDS encoding globin domain-containing protein: MLDSKTIEIIKSTIPALKNCGEDITKVFYRELFTRYPQVQSMFDMEKQKNGKQPKALAAAVLNAAMNIDNLENIRKSVEKIGKIHVELNVTKEHYPLVGECLLIAIKEVLQDAATDEIMEAWEKAYGEIAEFYINIEEKLYKQN, encoded by the coding sequence ATGCTTGATTCAAAAACAATAGAAATAATAAAATCTACAATCCCGGCATTAAAAAATTGTGGTGAGGATATTACAAAGGTATTTTATAGAGAACTTTTTACAAGATATCCACAAGTGCAAAGTATGTTTGATATGGAAAAGCAAAAAAATGGAAAACAGCCAAAGGCATTGGCTGCTGCGGTTTTAAATGCTGCTATGAATATTGATAATTTAGAAAACATTAGGAAGAGTGTTGAAAAAATAGGCAAGATTCATGTTGAATTAAATGTAACTAAGGAGCACTATCCTTTAGTTGGTGAGTGTCTTTTAATAGCCATTAAAGAAGTCTTACAAGATGCGGCAACAGATGAAATAATGGAAGCCTGGGAGAAGGCATATGGAGAAATAGCAGAGTTCTATATCAATATAGAAGAAAAATTATATAAACAAAACTAA